The proteins below are encoded in one region of Segatella copri:
- the hpt gene encoding hypoxanthine phosphoribosyltransferase gives MSIVKIKDKSFKTSIPEAEILKKVQVVADRLNKDYAGKKPVFLAVLNGAFIFAADLMRMITVPSEISFVKYASYEGTSSTGSMKTLMGLNQDLAGRHVVIVEDIVDSGFTMAHMIEDLKKLNPASVEVCSLLVKPGNLKVDLDINYAVMEIPNDFIVGYGLDYDQEGRNLRDIYTIVEE, from the coding sequence ATGAGCATAGTAAAGATCAAGGATAAGAGCTTCAAGACATCGATTCCTGAGGCTGAGATTCTGAAGAAAGTACAGGTCGTAGCAGACCGTCTGAACAAGGATTATGCAGGCAAGAAACCTGTCTTCCTGGCAGTATTGAACGGCGCATTTATCTTTGCAGCCGACTTGATGCGAATGATTACCGTGCCAAGCGAGATTTCATTCGTGAAGTATGCTTCTTACGAGGGTACCTCCTCTACGGGCAGCATGAAGACCCTGATGGGTTTGAACCAGGATTTGGCAGGCCGCCACGTGGTTATCGTAGAGGACATCGTAGATTCCGGTTTCACCATGGCTCACATGATTGAAGACCTGAAGAAGTTGAACCCAGCTAGCGTTGAGGTTTGTTCCCTCCTCGTGAAACCAGGCAACTTGAAGGTTGATCTTGATATCAACTATGCTGTTATGGAAATCCCTAACGATTTCATCGTGGGATATGGATTGGATTATGACCAAGAAGGCAGAAACCTCCGCGACATCTACACCATTGTAGAAGAATAG
- a CDS encoding adenylate kinase, giving the protein MKNIVIFGAPGAGKGTQSDKMIEKYGLGHISTGDVLRNEIKNGTELGKTAKGYIDNGQLIPDELMIDILASVYDSFGKDHAGVIFDGFPRTTPQAEALKKMLSERGHKIAAMIELAVPEDELMARLINRGKESGRSDDNEETIKKRLNVYHTQTAPLIDWYEKEGIHHHIEGLGTVDEIFARVCNVIDNL; this is encoded by the coding sequence ATGAAAAATATCGTAATTTTCGGCGCTCCAGGTGCAGGTAAAGGCACACAGAGCGACAAGATGATCGAGAAGTATGGTCTCGGTCACATTTCTACAGGTGATGTACTTCGTAACGAAATCAAGAACGGTACAGAACTTGGTAAGACAGCTAAGGGTTATATCGACAATGGTCAGTTGATTCCAGACGAGTTGATGATTGACATCCTCGCAAGTGTATACGATAGCTTCGGTAAGGATCACGCTGGTGTAATCTTCGACGGTTTCCCACGTACCACTCCACAGGCTGAGGCTCTGAAGAAGATGCTTTCTGAGCGTGGTCATAAGATTGCTGCGATGATTGAGTTGGCTGTTCCTGAGGATGAGCTGATGGCTCGCCTGATTAACCGCGGTAAGGAAAGCGGCCGTTCTGATGATAACGAGGAGACTATCAAGAAGCGTCTCAATGTTTATCATACACAGACTGCTCCGCTCATCGACTGGTATGAGAAGGAAGGCATTCATCACCACATCGAGGGTCTCGGTACTGTAGATGAGATCTTCGCTCGTGTTTGCAATGTAATCGACAACTTGTAA